A part of Paenibacillus sp. sptzw28 genomic DNA contains:
- a CDS encoding Gfo/Idh/MocA family protein, whose product MSKVRVGIIGCGGIANGKHMPSLAKVQDAEMVAFCDIVIERAEEAKLKYGNPEAKVYSDYHQLLSDGSIDVVHVCTPNDSHAEISIAALEADKHVLCEKPMAKTAEAARRMLEAAKRTGKKLSIGYNNRFRSDSRYLKEVCAAGDLGEIYYAKAHAIRRRAVPTWGVFLDEEKQGGGPLIDIGTHALDLVLWMMDNYKPKAVLGRAYHKLSQTENAANAWGPWDPKEFTVEDSAFAMITMENGASIVLESSWALNSLEVDEAKVTLCGTKAGADMKKGLRINGENNSRLYVNEIELNSGGVAFYDGASEDPAELEMRTWIDAVLSDKDVLVKPEQALVVSEILEAIYESSRTGKAVYFE is encoded by the coding sequence ATATCGTGATCGAACGTGCTGAAGAAGCGAAATTGAAATACGGCAATCCGGAAGCGAAAGTATATAGCGATTATCACCAGCTGCTCAGCGACGGCTCGATTGATGTCGTTCATGTTTGTACGCCGAACGACTCTCATGCGGAGATTTCGATCGCGGCTCTTGAAGCGGATAAGCATGTGCTATGCGAGAAACCGATGGCAAAAACGGCCGAAGCCGCCCGCCGCATGCTTGAAGCTGCTAAGCGCACCGGCAAGAAGCTCAGCATCGGATACAACAACCGTTTTCGTTCCGACAGCCGCTATTTGAAGGAAGTTTGCGCTGCGGGCGATCTGGGCGAGATTTACTATGCCAAAGCCCACGCGATTCGCCGTCGCGCCGTTCCTACGTGGGGCGTATTCCTTGATGAAGAAAAACAAGGCGGCGGCCCGCTCATCGATATCGGCACGCACGCTCTTGACCTTGTCCTTTGGATGATGGATAACTATAAACCGAAAGCCGTTCTCGGGCGCGCATACCACAAGCTGTCCCAAACCGAAAACGCGGCCAACGCTTGGGGTCCATGGGATCCGAAGGAGTTTACGGTGGAAGATTCGGCCTTCGCCATGATTACGATGGAGAATGGCGCATCGATCGTGCTGGAGTCCAGCTGGGCGCTTAACTCGCTTGAGGTGGATGAGGCGAAAGTAACGCTGTGCGGCACCAAAGCCGGCGCGGACATGAAGAAAGGCTTACGCATTAACGGAGAGAACAACAGTCGTCTGTATGTCAATGAAATCGAACTGAACAGCGGCGGTGTGGCATTCTACGACGGTGCAAGCGAAGATCCGGCCGAGCTTGAAATGCGCACCTGGATCGATGCGGTGCTAAGCGATAAAGATGTGCTCGTTAAACCGGAGCAGGCGCTGGTCGTTTCGGAAATTCTTGAAGCGATCTACGAATCGTCCCGTACGGGCAAAGCGGTTTATTTCGAATAA
- a CDS encoding cytochrome ubiquinol oxidase subunit I, which yields MLLSGYDPVVYSRILTSLTLAFHIIFATIGVGVPLMIALAEWIGLKRNDEHYLLMARRWARGFVITVAVGVVTGTAIGLQLSLLWPSFMRVAGQSIALPLFMETFAFFFEAIFLGIYLYTWDRFRSRMVHFWLLIPVVIGSSASAFFITVVNAFMNAPAGVTVKDGKIIDISPFGAMLSPAMPTKVSHVLITAYATCAFVLAAISAWSLLKGRQHVYYKKALKLTMVSAFVFLIGSAIIGDLSGKYLANYQPEKLAAMEWHFETSKQAPLVLGGVLTKDNEIKYGLTIPYALSILAHGTPNAEVTGLNDIPADEHPPLWIHYLFDMKMALVALMTLISSVFMLVLWRKRSLAYTSKWLLRAVILAAPVAMLTIEHGWIFSEVGRQPWILHGIMKTSEGATASGHVDTMLVVFALLYLVLGVTAVRVLIKMFSSNRAEDEIKARGIEGGEEQ from the coding sequence ATGCTGCTCAGCGGATATGATCCAGTCGTCTACAGTCGAATACTTACATCACTCACACTCGCTTTTCACATCATTTTCGCAACTATCGGTGTCGGGGTGCCGCTCATGATCGCTCTTGCCGAGTGGATCGGCCTGAAACGAAATGACGAGCATTACCTGCTCATGGCCCGGCGATGGGCGCGCGGTTTCGTTATTACCGTCGCAGTCGGTGTCGTAACCGGGACAGCTATCGGACTGCAGCTCAGTCTGCTTTGGCCCAGCTTCATGCGCGTTGCCGGACAATCGATCGCGCTGCCGCTCTTTATGGAGACGTTCGCTTTCTTCTTCGAAGCAATTTTCCTTGGCATTTATCTATATACATGGGACCGGTTCAGAAGCAGGATGGTTCACTTCTGGCTGCTTATTCCGGTCGTTATCGGCTCTTCGGCTTCCGCCTTCTTCATCACGGTTGTGAATGCTTTTATGAACGCCCCGGCTGGCGTCACCGTCAAGGACGGTAAAATTATCGACATTTCTCCGTTCGGCGCAATGCTTAGTCCCGCTATGCCGACTAAGGTTTCTCACGTTCTTATTACCGCATATGCGACATGCGCCTTTGTACTCGCGGCTATCTCGGCATGGTCGCTGCTTAAAGGCCGGCAGCATGTGTATTACAAGAAAGCGCTCAAGCTTACGATGGTTTCCGCATTTGTATTCCTGATCGGAAGCGCAATAATCGGCGACCTCTCGGGCAAATATCTGGCCAACTACCAACCGGAGAAGCTGGCCGCGATGGAATGGCACTTTGAGACATCGAAGCAAGCGCCGCTGGTGCTTGGCGGAGTGCTTACGAAGGACAATGAAATCAAGTACGGGCTGACGATTCCTTATGCGCTCAGTATTCTCGCCCACGGCACGCCTAATGCCGAAGTTACCGGACTGAACGATATACCGGCAGATGAACATCCGCCGCTCTGGATTCATTACCTTTTCGATATGAAAATGGCGCTCGTCGCGCTGATGACCCTTATATCGTCTGTGTTCATGCTCGTTCTGTGGCGTAAACGCAGCTTAGCCTATACTTCCAAATGGCTGCTGCGCGCAGTTATCCTCGCCGCACCGGTCGCTATGCTTACGATCGAGCATGGCTGGATCTTCTCGGAGGTCGGCCGTCAACCGTGGATTCTTCACGGTATTATGAAAACCTCGGAAGGCGCCACTGCTTCCGGTCATGTCGATACAATGCTGGTTGTCTTTGCACTTTTGTATCTCGTTCTTGGAGTTACCGCGGTTCGCGTGCTTATTAAGATGTTCAGCAGCAACCGGGCGGAAGACGAGATCAAAGCAAGAGGCATTGAAGGAGGCGAGGAGCAATGA
- a CDS encoding VOC family protein, which produces MKISHLRLLVPNVNECFLFYRDILGLKVLHGNEDTPYAEFQTGDINIALEPLLMNEHTEVLRERDDFSASDRVAIIFEADDVDATCHQLKSRGVAFVKEPHDTPEWGHRVAYFRDPAGNLIEINAGI; this is translated from the coding sequence TTGAAGATATCACATTTACGCTTATTGGTGCCCAATGTTAACGAATGTTTTTTGTTTTACAGGGATATCCTGGGACTCAAAGTTCTCCATGGAAATGAAGATACTCCGTATGCGGAATTTCAAACGGGAGACATTAACATTGCGCTGGAGCCTCTGCTGATGAATGAACATACTGAAGTTCTGCGTGAACGGGATGACTTCAGTGCAAGTGACCGGGTTGCGATCATATTCGAAGCTGATGACGTCGACGCGACTTGCCATCAATTAAAGAGCAGAGGTGTAGCATTCGTGAAGGAGCCGCATGATACACCGGAATGGGGTCACCGTGTAGCGTATTTCCGTGATCCCGCCGGGAATTTGATTGAAATTAATGCAGGAATTTAG
- a CDS encoding DinB family protein: MTDEEMIESYKNCLQAYSLEQLRYISAQGVWSLSQMYNHMILTALDYLVHVEICAAAGEEQTLGKTEGGELLFKRGGFPPIKIKLPDGPENSPSNSDSKEDLMSGLDQVLLKLKEWKSKVDIVNPNYKANHDGFGWLNAREWLGLVGMHFRHHLNQKRELEQKLVYR; this comes from the coding sequence TTGACAGATGAAGAAATGATTGAAAGTTATAAAAACTGCTTGCAAGCTTATTCATTGGAGCAGCTAAGGTATATAAGCGCGCAAGGGGTTTGGTCTCTCAGCCAAATGTACAACCATATGATACTCACTGCTCTTGACTATTTGGTTCATGTGGAAATTTGTGCGGCAGCTGGTGAAGAGCAAACGCTCGGGAAGACAGAAGGTGGCGAGCTTTTGTTCAAACGCGGCGGATTTCCGCCTATTAAAATCAAGCTGCCGGACGGGCCTGAGAATTCTCCGAGCAATTCGGATAGTAAAGAAGACCTTATGAGCGGACTTGATCAAGTGCTGCTCAAGTTGAAAGAATGGAAAAGTAAAGTTGATATTGTAAACCCAAACTACAAAGCTAATCACGATGGCTTTGGATGGCTGAACGCGCGGGAGTGGTTGGGCCTTGTCGGCATGCATTTCCGCCACCATCTGAATCAGAAGCGTGAACTCGAACAGAAGCTTGTATATCGATAA
- a CDS encoding NUDIX domain-containing protein produces MEKVKAVLMMSIRQTMSTGGVLIKDGKVLLVRVNYGTNKGQWMIPGGFVGEGESLEQAVTREIREETGLDTIPHSILGIRCGVIQIEKRYETSIYVVFQMDYVSGIPKAMDVNEIADLQFAPIPSALSNPEVISLSKELIRVAVKSDKELLKLDKEITTNTPYKSYDVYTK; encoded by the coding sequence GTGGAAAAAGTGAAAGCGGTGTTAATGATGTCAATAAGGCAAACGATGTCAACCGGCGGAGTCCTCATAAAAGACGGCAAAGTCCTACTTGTTCGAGTGAATTACGGAACCAATAAGGGGCAGTGGATGATTCCCGGCGGCTTCGTTGGAGAGGGGGAATCATTGGAACAGGCGGTTACGAGGGAAATTAGAGAAGAGACAGGACTAGATACTATTCCTCACAGTATCCTCGGTATACGCTGCGGGGTGATACAAATTGAAAAAAGATACGAAACAAGCATTTATGTCGTATTTCAAATGGATTACGTCTCAGGTATTCCAAAGGCTATGGACGTTAATGAGATTGCGGATTTACAGTTTGCACCTATTCCATCCGCACTGTCAAATCCTGAAGTAATATCGCTCTCAAAAGAATTAATCAGAGTTGCTGTCAAGTCTGATAAGGAATTACTGAAACTCGATAAAGAAATCACAACGAATACGCCGTACAAATCTTACGACGTGTATACGAAATAA
- a CDS encoding cytochrome d ubiquinol oxidase subunit II, with the protein MSYEVLGITVLWVFLFGYLIVASIDFGAGFFSYYSTITGKRHLIHNIIERYLSPVWEVTNVFLVFFFVGIVGFFPDTAYYYGTALLVPGSVAVVLLAIRGSYYAFNAYGSKKNNSIYILLYGASGLLIPASLSTVMTISEGGYIDVDPAGKVTFLYAKLFTSTYSWSVVLLALVSVLYISAMFLSYYAKRANDRSAFEVVRRYALAWSAPTILSSLLVFFAIRGHNAEHFAKLQSHAWMFVASFACFLMAVYLVWTRKRLGLAFIFVMLQFGFAFFGYGAAHLPYILYPYLTIHDNFTSQPMAIALISVFILGLLLLIPSLYLLMRLFLFDAKYVQGKRAK; encoded by the coding sequence ATGAGCTACGAGGTTCTGGGTATTACCGTACTTTGGGTGTTCCTGTTCGGATATTTGATCGTGGCTTCGATCGACTTTGGAGCCGGCTTCTTCAGTTATTACAGCACGATAACCGGCAAACGCCATCTGATTCACAACATTATCGAACGTTATCTGTCCCCGGTGTGGGAGGTGACGAACGTCTTTCTTGTGTTCTTCTTCGTCGGGATCGTCGGGTTCTTCCCCGACACCGCTTACTATTACGGCACCGCCTTGCTGGTTCCGGGCAGCGTAGCTGTTGTTTTGCTCGCGATTCGCGGTTCGTATTACGCGTTCAACGCTTACGGCTCGAAGAAGAACAACAGCATTTATATACTGCTTTACGGGGCAAGCGGGCTGCTTATTCCTGCCTCCCTGTCGACGGTCATGACCATTTCCGAAGGCGGGTATATTGATGTGGATCCTGCCGGAAAAGTAACCTTCCTGTACGCCAAACTGTTCACGAGCACCTACTCGTGGTCGGTTGTATTGCTCGCGCTCGTGAGTGTACTTTATATATCGGCCATGTTTCTCAGCTATTACGCCAAACGAGCGAATGACCGCTCCGCATTTGAGGTCGTCCGCAGATATGCGCTGGCTTGGAGCGCGCCGACGATCCTCAGCAGCCTGCTGGTATTCTTTGCGATCCGCGGCCACAACGCGGAGCATTTTGCCAAGCTGCAATCACATGCGTGGATGTTCGTCGCTTCGTTCGCCTGTTTTTTAATGGCAGTCTATCTGGTTTGGACCCGTAAACGATTAGGGCTTGCTTTCATATTCGTCATGCTGCAGTTCGGCTTTGCCTTCTTCGGCTACGGGGCGGCGCATCTACCTTATATTTTGTACCCGTACTTGACGATTCATGACAACTTTACAAGCCAGCCTATGGCGATAGCGCTCATATCGGTGTTTATACTCGGTCTGCTGCTGCTTATCCCGTCGTTGTACCTGCTCATGCGGCTGTTTCTGTTCGATGCCAAATATGTACAGGGCAAGAGGGCCAAATAA
- a CDS encoding cytochrome bd oxidase small subunit CydS translates to MKDFLIFVAPFLVVAFAVGLLFWWGARAPKKQ, encoded by the coding sequence ATGAAAGATTTCTTGATTTTTGTGGCGCCGTTTCTTGTTGTCGCGTTTGCCGTCGGCCTTTTGTTCTGGTGGGGGGCACGAGCGCCGAAGAAGCAGTAA
- a CDS encoding PrkA family serine protein kinase gives MLFLDKLADYRESENKLHWEGTFVEYLDLVRERPEIAGLGHDRIYRMIEAAGINDLEEGRREYKFFSSELFGLEDDLQILVEEYFRPAAQRLDVRKRLLLLMGPVSGGKSTLVALLKKGLEKYSRTDAGAVYAIKGCPMQEEPLHLVPLELRPDFYREYGVKIEGDLCPVCRLRLETEFDGRMENMPVARVLFSEAKRVGIGTFAPSDPKSQDIADLTGSIDFSTISQYGSESDPRAYRFDGELNKANRGLMEFQEMLKCDEKFLWNLLSLTQEGNFKAGRFALISADELIVAHTNETEYRSFISNKKNEALHSRMIVMRIPYNLKVTQEERIYSKLIDQSNIHGVHLAPATLWTAAVFSVLSRLKESKKPGMDPIKKMYLYDGVEVDGAKSGDAQELKKEFNDEGMSGVDPRYVINRISSALIKGDKSCINALDVLKSLKEGLDQHASIMKEERERLLNLITLARKEYDHKARTEVQRAFVYSFEDSARTLMNNYLDNVEAYCNGFKMKDPITEEEREPDEKLMRSIEEQIGVTENQKKAFREEILIKISTMARRGRKFDYTSHEKLKEAIEKKLFEDLKDVVKITTSVKNPDENQLKRINDVSARLIEHHGYCAVCANELMKYVGSLLNR, from the coding sequence ATGTTATTTTTGGACAAGCTGGCGGATTATCGTGAAAGTGAGAACAAGCTTCATTGGGAAGGGACATTTGTCGAATATTTGGACCTTGTCCGGGAGCGTCCTGAAATTGCGGGACTTGGACACGACCGCATCTATCGCATGATTGAAGCGGCGGGAATTAACGATTTGGAAGAGGGCCGGCGCGAGTACAAGTTTTTCAGTTCCGAATTATTTGGGCTCGAGGACGATTTGCAGATATTGGTCGAGGAATATTTTCGCCCGGCGGCACAGAGGCTGGACGTCCGCAAACGGTTATTGCTCTTAATGGGCCCTGTCAGCGGGGGCAAATCGACTCTTGTGGCCCTGCTCAAGAAAGGGCTGGAGAAGTATTCGCGAACCGATGCCGGCGCAGTTTATGCAATCAAGGGCTGTCCTATGCAGGAGGAACCGCTTCACTTGGTGCCGCTAGAGCTCCGTCCGGATTTTTACCGCGAATACGGAGTCAAGATTGAAGGGGATTTATGCCCTGTTTGCCGGCTGCGCCTGGAGACGGAATTCGACGGCCGCATGGAAAATATGCCTGTGGCGCGCGTGCTGTTCTCGGAGGCGAAACGTGTAGGTATAGGCACATTCGCCCCATCCGATCCAAAGTCGCAGGATATCGCCGATTTGACTGGCAGCATCGATTTCTCCACCATCTCGCAATATGGGTCCGAATCCGACCCGAGGGCATACCGTTTCGATGGAGAGCTGAACAAGGCGAACAGAGGGCTGATGGAATTTCAGGAAATGCTCAAATGCGACGAGAAGTTTCTGTGGAATTTGTTGTCCCTTACCCAGGAGGGTAATTTCAAAGCGGGGCGGTTTGCGCTGATCTCGGCCGATGAATTAATAGTAGCGCATACGAATGAAACGGAATACCGCTCTTTCATCTCCAACAAGAAGAATGAGGCGCTGCATTCCAGGATGATCGTCATGCGTATTCCCTATAACCTTAAGGTCACCCAGGAAGAAAGAATCTATTCCAAGCTGATTGATCAGTCCAACATTCACGGTGTTCATCTGGCTCCGGCTACATTATGGACCGCCGCCGTGTTTAGTGTGCTCTCGCGGCTCAAGGAATCGAAGAAGCCCGGCATGGACCCGATCAAAAAAATGTATCTATACGACGGGGTCGAAGTGGACGGCGCGAAAAGCGGCGACGCCCAGGAGCTGAAGAAGGAATTCAACGACGAAGGCATGTCCGGAGTCGACCCCCGCTATGTGATCAACCGGATTTCAAGTGCGCTCATTAAGGGCGACAAATCATGTATTAATGCGCTTGATGTGCTGAAATCGCTCAAGGAAGGCCTCGATCAGCACGCCTCGATTATGAAGGAAGAGAGGGAACGGCTGCTTAACCTTATTACGCTTGCCCGTAAAGAATACGACCACAAGGCGCGAACCGAAGTACAGAGAGCTTTCGTCTACTCGTTCGAGGACTCGGCACGCACGCTCATGAACAATTATTTGGACAATGTGGAGGCTTATTGCAACGGCTTCAAAATGAAGGACCCGATCACGGAAGAGGAGCGGGAGCCGGACGAGAAGCTCATGCGGTCCATTGAAGAGCAGATCGGAGTCACGGAAAACCAGAAGAAAGCGTTCCGCGAGGAAATTCTGATCAAGATTTCGACAATGGCCCGGCGCGGCCGAAAATTCGATTACACTTCGCATGAAAAGCTGAAGGAAGCAATCGAGAAGAAGCTGTTCGAGGACCTGAAGGATGTCGTGAAAATAACGACATCGGTCAAAAATCCGGATGAAAATCAACTCAAACGGATTAACGACGTTTCTGCGCGGCTGATCGAGCACCACGGTTACTGCGCTGTTTGCGCTAACGAGCTGATGAAGTACGTAGGCAGTCTGTTGAACCGATAA